In Camelina sativa cultivar DH55 chromosome 16, Cs, whole genome shotgun sequence, a single window of DNA contains:
- the LOC109129552 gene encoding uncharacterized protein LOC109129552: MVKKLPFSLSLTCLNQVRLTGIATFIGSIDLAFAATVLVILLTRYGSLLVEVFNFVKGKTKTGHVVDDVIKVVTVAVKIVVVAVPEGLPLAVTLTLAYSVRKMMADKALVRSYLLVRQWVLPPLFAAINWKTNVESGYVELLRNSKGSLLSLSSSDAQGGLFRSSSSRGTGTALLNLIFSFIIICLGRFPCICASGVLLIKSTTWSFHHWLIQSTRSQMRDDHKFLLNGFVSIFFVLFMMVMSTNIVSEFMQKAAWIFCNLLIHPFWS, translated from the exons ATGGTGAAGAAACTCCCTTTCAG cTTATCTTTGACTTGCTTGAACCAGGTGCGCTTAACTGGGATAGCTACCTTTATTGGTTCCATTGACTTGGCATTCGCTGCTACTGTGCTAGTGATTCTTCTGACTCGGTATGGATCTTTACTG GTGGAGGTCTTCAATTTTGTTAAAGGAAAGACAAAAACTGGTCATGTAGTTGACGATGTGATCAAAGTTGTTACCGTAGCG GTTAAAATTGTCGTAGTGGCAGTTCCTGAGGGTCTTCCATTGGCTGTTACTCTAAC ccTTGCCTATTCAGTGAGGAAAATGATGGCAGATAAGGCTTTG GTGCGGAGCTATCTACTTGTGAGACAATGGGTTCTGCCACCACTATTTGCAGCGATAAACTGGAAGACTAACGTTGAATCAG GATATGTAGAGCTGCTGAGAAATTCCAAAGGGAGTCTGCTAAGTCTGAGCTCCTCTGATGCACAAGGTGGTTTATTCAG ATCGTCGTCGAGTCGAGGCACTGGGACTGCTCTGTTGAATCTTATCTTCTCGTTTATCATCATCTGTTTAGGCAG GTTTCCATGTATTTGTGCATCGGGAGTTTTGTTAATCAAGTCTACAACTTGGAGCTTCCATCATTGGTTGATTCAG TCTACTCGTAGTCAGATGAGAGATGATCATAAATTCCTTTTAAATGGGTttgtaagtattttttttgttcttttcatgaTGGTTATGTCTACCAACATAGTTTCGGAATTTATGCAGAAAGCTGCTTGGATCTTTTGCAATCTGTTGATTCATCCTTTCTGGAGTTGA